Proteins encoded in a region of the Clostridium beijerinckii genome:
- the hisE gene encoding phosphoribosyl-ATP diphosphatase: MDENIRALYETILKRKTEGEEGSYTKYLFEKGTNKILKKVGEECTEVIISCKENNKEEQINEICDLTYHLLVLMAQMNISIEEVGAELEKRRTKINNFKGERKPITNV, translated from the coding sequence ATGGATGAAAATATAAGAGCTTTATATGAGACTATATTAAAAAGAAAAACGGAAGGTGAAGAGGGATCCTATACGAAGTATCTTTTTGAAAAGGGAACAAACAAGATATTAAAAAAAGTTGGAGAAGAATGTACGGAAGTTATAATTAGTTGTAAAGAAAATAATAAAGAAGAACAGATAAATGAGATTTGTGATCTTACTTATCACTTACTTGTTCTAATGGCTCAAATGAATATTTCAATTGAAGAAGTAGGAGCAGAATTGGAAAAGAGGAGAACTAAAATTAATAATTTTAAAGGTGAGAGAAAACCGATAACAAATGTTTAA